The Quercus robur chromosome 7, dhQueRobu3.1, whole genome shotgun sequence genome has a segment encoding these proteins:
- the LOC126692998 gene encoding uncharacterized protein LOC126692998 encodes MLQLFFAVAFSAVPLTLYVPPIRSLNLFVETIEELLRQTTTYTVRAYPRVRLAFSRILNSIIRLTR; translated from the coding sequence ATGCTGCAACTATTCTTCGCTGTGGCCTTCTCGGCTGTACCTTTGACTCTGTACGTACCGCCGATCCGAAGCCTAAATCTGTTCGTGGAGACCATAGAAGAGCTTCTTCGGCAGACCACAACCTATACAGTCAGAGCCTATCCTCGTGTACGCCTTGCTTTTTCTCGTATCCTCAACTCTATTATCCGCTTAACCAGGTAG